A genome region from Bufo gargarizans isolate SCDJY-AF-19 chromosome 2, ASM1485885v1, whole genome shotgun sequence includes the following:
- the LOC122926836 gene encoding nicotinamide N-methyltransferase-like, producing MDSSNYKLYHKHGFDSRQHLEHYLSDKPDMAYAEDLLIFPIENLKKTFTEGHIKGDILIDLSIGSMVHHLYSACEFFKNVIVIKNRDRCIMELKRWVDTHTGAFDWGHAAKLHVDIEENSDQLLDKEVKMKSALQHVVKCNLKKENITDPIVLPLADCIISAWLLDVCKDQDTYIRYLRKFSRLLKPGGHLILIAAYGTTYITVGKEKFHALSYDEEFVRKALSGEGFVIDNIEVKERTAVCDLADYKAITFIVAHKEK from the exons ATGGATTCCAGTAACTACAAGCTCTACCATAAACATGGATTTGATTCCAGACAGCATCTAGAGCATTACCTATCAGATAAACCTGACATGGCCTATGCAGAAGATCTCTTGATatttcccattgagaatcttaaGAAAACTTTTACAGAGG gtcATATTAAAGGAGATATCTTGATTGACCTCAGCATTGGTTCCATGGTTCACCATCTGTATTCAGCCTGTGAGTTTTTCAAAAACGTTATTGTAATAAAGAACAGAGACAGATGCATCATGGAGCTAAAAAGATGGGTGGACACACATACAGGAGCATTTGATTGGGGCCATGCGGCAAAACTTCATGTAGACATAGAAGAAAACAG tgaccagtTACTGGACAAAGAAGTAAAAATGAAATCAGCACTGCAACATGTTGTGAAATGTAACCTTAAGAAAGAAAATATAACAGATCCGATAGTGTTACCACTAGCAGATTGTATCATCAGTGCTTGGCTTCTAGATGTCTGCAAAGACCAAGATACTTACATCAGATATCTCAGGAAGTTCTCAAGGTTGCTGAAACCAGGAGGACACCTCATATTAATTGCGGCTTATGGCACAACATATATCACAGTAGGGAAAGAAAAGTTTCATGCTCTCAGTTATGATGAAGAGTTTGTCAGGAAAGCTCTATCTGGAGAAGGTTTTGTTATTGATAACATTGAGGTTAAGGAGAGAACAGCTGTGTGTGACCTTGCTGACTATAAAGCCATCACATTCATTGTAGCTCACAAGGAGAAATAG